The following proteins are encoded in a genomic region of Necator americanus strain Aroian chromosome II, whole genome shotgun sequence:
- a CDS encoding hypothetical protein (NECATOR_CHRII.G8108.T1) — MDSQQQSSNIFNAFTSKSHQVSPCDATIPEGAWQEEESLEVYKKKRTQRPPADGRAEIIRFVKRRPKSSEQIYETVQPRRDGRRELILLEPVQFSDEPPDTLYDDYSLYRMEEYVDAGTEICERDKEPVYYTIQKVEKAPPAMPEKEKRVKEECIAPAKEMDTITFVEEERKSVERLSSREDLTTIPALERGPYVSTVPVGDVSVEPSLERGSDAGRSEKAYSRSGEISRETPLLDRTVYYEREIVQGEKPAEKEEIRDSRAASRQTTIIDDEIFHANKRVDSVLRGAHETIRESPMQTLPTVPEEDYHEEDRDSFQRERTSQQVVKSKTEYKETRREMTQKKETSIPIIQAPSRASDARHSCERSHMYERIVQAPSPRPASTLRSTSAPSRPSHTPYCPHCRIVPREHERCYEHDRSFVRDIPVQKERYSSTSQRSRMDEGRVCTESRTTPVHETITTERFERIEKVRRKFPATTV, encoded by the exons ATGGACAGTCAACAACAATCTTCCAACATTTTCAACGCGTTCACCTCAAAAT CCCATCAAGTTTCCCCATGCGATGCGACGATTCCCGAAGGAGCATGGCAAGAAGAGGAATCACTTGAAgtgtataaaaagaaaaggacacAACG aCCTCCTGCTGATGGTCGTGCAGAGATCATTCGATTTGTGAAACGTCGACCGAA GTCATCCGAACAAATCTATGAGACTGTTCAACCACGTCGCGATGGTCGACGTGAACTGATCCTACTGGAGCCGGTTCAGTTCAGCGATGAACCGCCTGACACTCTCTACGATGattattcattgtataggatGGAAGAATATGTGGATGCCGGGACT GAAATTTGCGAACGCGACAAGGAGCCAGTGTACTACACGATCCAGAAAGTAGAAAAG GCACCTCCCGCTATgcccgaaaaagaaaaacgagttAAGGAAGAGTGCATAGCTCCGGCAAAAGAGATGGATACGATCACATTTGTGGAAGAAGAGCGTAAAAGTGTGGAGAGACTGAGTAGCCGAGAAGATCTTAC AACGATACCGGCTCTGGAACGTGGTCCATATGTTTCTACTGTTCCCGTTGGTGATGTTTCTGTTGAACCTTCATTGGAGCGTGGCTCAGATGCGGGCAGATCGGAAAAAGCCTATTCTCGATCCGGCGAAATATCCAGAGAAACCCCGCTGCTGGATCGTACAGTATACTATGAAAGGGAGATAGTACAAGGTGAAAAACCcgcagaaaaagaggaaattcgTGATAGTAGAGCTGCGTCCCGCCAGACTACGATTATTGATGATGAGATCTTCCATGCGAACAAACGAGTGGACAGTGTACTACGTGGAGCACATGAAACCATCCGAGAAAGTCCTATGCAAACTTTGCCCACGGTCCCCGAGGAGGATTATCACGAAGAGGACCGTGATAGTTTTCAGCGAGAGCGAACATCTCAACAAGTGGTGAAGAGTAAGACCGAGTACAAGGAGACACGTCGAGAAATGACGCAGAAGAAAGAGACTTCCATTCCAATCATACAGGCTCCATCTAGAGCATCGGATGCTCGACATTCGTGCGAACGGAGCCACATGTACGAGCGGATCGTACAGG ctCCATCACCTCGTCCAGCTTCAACGTTGCGAAGCACCAGCGCTCCTAGTCGTCCATCTCATACACCATACTGTCCACATTG CAGGATCGTTCCACGAGAGCATGAAAGATGCTACGAACATGATCGAAGCTTTGTTCGAGATATACCTGTCCAGAAAGAACGGTACTCCTCGACTAGTCAG AGGTCACGAATGGATGAAGGAAGAGTGTGCACGGAATCTCGGACAACTCCAGTCCACGAAACGATTACCACGGAGAGATTTGAGAGGATCGAAAAAGTCAGACGCAAGTTCCCTGCGACTACGGTATAA